In one Sulfuricella sp. genomic region, the following are encoded:
- a CDS encoding 4Fe-4S dicluster domain-containing protein: MNTEKPKPSNPLINKRKLEARRRFLRSIVLGTAILGISTVGYIPVARAWKQRMRPPGALEEADFLSSCIKCGQCVQVCPVQAIKLDDLDQGFGVGVPYIDSRSQACDFSCDAVQCILACPTGSLAYDKPGFLPTRGEMVMANPPILLAKEKDPEPTLNLKERTGLAVLVRPENCLARQGKGIKGAARGAAFEGTMRFMEVDRWKPIPLRDHPYDLELCDLCVRTCPIKGAISLETVVEKGVSIKTPVVHEPCVGCGVCEMVCPPETAAIVVEARKGWSV, translated from the coding sequence ATGAATACCGAGAAGCCAAAGCCAAGCAATCCCCTGATCAACAAGCGCAAGCTGGAAGCCCGGCGGCGCTTTCTGCGCTCGATTGTTCTGGGCACAGCGATACTGGGCATTTCCACTGTAGGCTACATCCCGGTGGCCCGGGCATGGAAACAGCGCATGCGACCGCCAGGCGCGCTGGAAGAGGCGGATTTCCTTTCGTCCTGCATCAAGTGCGGACAGTGTGTCCAGGTTTGTCCCGTACAGGCGATCAAGCTTGACGATCTCGATCAGGGCTTCGGCGTCGGGGTGCCTTATATCGATTCGCGCAGCCAGGCTTGCGATTTCTCCTGCGATGCGGTGCAGTGCATTCTGGCCTGCCCCACCGGTTCGCTGGCCTACGACAAACCCGGTTTTCTGCCAACCCGCGGCGAGATGGTCATGGCGAACCCGCCCATCCTGCTTGCCAAGGAAAAAGACCCCGAACCGACTTTGAACCTGAAGGAACGCACCGGGCTTGCCGTACTGGTCCGGCCGGAGAATTGCCTGGCCCGGCAAGGGAAAGGCATCAAGGGCGCAGCACGGGGAGCAGCATTCGAGGGAACGATGCGATTCATGGAAGTGGACCGCTGGAAACCCATCCCCCTGCGTGATCATCCCTACGATCTGGAACTTTGCGACCTGTGCGTGCGCACCTGTCCGATCAAGGGCGCGATCTCACTTGAAACCGTGGTCGAAAAAGGCGTTTCGATCAAAACACCCGTGGTACACGAGCCATGTGTCGGTTGCGGGGTATGCGAAATGGTGTGTCCGCCAGAGACTGCGGCCATCGTGGTTGAAGCGCGCAAAGGGTGGAGTGTCTGA
- the nosD gene encoding nitrous oxide reductase family maturation protein NosD, giving the protein MLPAIPLTGLCSDVIGGDDEAERSVGLSADMNNMPRVDVDKPVHLVPLYLRDKRIHGLRPFQELVDAAPAGSILRPKPGNYSGPVHLTKPLTIDGGGKVSIDGGNKSTVFVVETNGVTLRGLHLKGSGSSHDSDDACLNVRGHHNLIENNVIDDCLFGIDLKQSNNNTVRGNRIRSKPADLGVRGDGLRLWYSMNNRIEKNQVVDSRDMVVWYSNGNKFYHNYGARSRYSIHFMFAHNNVVESNRFYDNAVGVYLMYSDHSLVRNNVISHATGATGMGIGFKEASDALLEGNEIIYCALGLSADLSPFQPDSKIILKNNRLAYNGIAIAFNSDLAGYEVVGNSFEGNISTLSVGGAGSGQRNTWRGNFWDEYEGFDRNNDGIGDTSYELYDYADRLWMEIPQARFFKISPALEVLDFLERLAPFSSPTLLLKDEKPLFNSPWKRGKK; this is encoded by the coding sequence TTGCTACCGGCGATACCGCTGACCGGGCTGTGCAGCGACGTGATTGGCGGTGACGATGAAGCAGAAAGAAGCGTCGGCCTGAGCGCCGACATGAACAACATGCCACGCGTTGATGTCGACAAACCGGTGCACCTGGTTCCGCTTTATCTGCGCGACAAACGAATCCACGGACTTCGGCCTTTTCAGGAACTGGTGGATGCCGCGCCCGCCGGTTCCATACTGCGCCCCAAGCCTGGCAATTACTCCGGCCCGGTGCATCTTACCAAGCCGCTGACAATCGATGGCGGCGGCAAAGTCAGCATCGATGGAGGCAACAAGAGCACGGTGTTCGTGGTTGAAACCAATGGTGTCACACTGCGCGGACTGCACCTCAAGGGGTCGGGAAGCTCGCACGATAGCGACGATGCCTGCCTGAATGTGCGCGGCCACCACAATCTGATCGAAAACAATGTTATTGATGACTGCCTTTTCGGTATCGACCTGAAACAGTCCAACAACAATACGGTGCGCGGCAATCGCATCCGTTCCAAACCGGCGGATCTGGGCGTGCGGGGGGATGGCTTGCGCCTGTGGTACAGCATGAACAACCGCATCGAAAAAAATCAGGTGGTTGATTCGCGCGACATGGTGGTTTGGTACTCCAATGGCAACAAGTTTTACCATAATTACGGGGCGCGCAGCCGTTACTCGATCCATTTCATGTTCGCCCACAACAACGTGGTAGAAAGCAACCGGTTTTACGATAACGCGGTGGGCGTATACCTGATGTACAGCGATCATTCGCTGGTGCGCAACAACGTGATTTCGCATGCCACCGGCGCAACCGGAATGGGCATCGGCTTCAAGGAAGCAAGCGACGCACTGCTCGAAGGCAATGAGATCATCTATTGCGCGCTCGGCCTGTCGGCGGACCTGTCTCCCTTCCAGCCTGACAGCAAGATCATCCTGAAGAACAATCGGCTTGCCTACAACGGAATCGCCATTGCCTTCAACAGCGACCTTGCCGGCTATGAAGTCGTGGGCAACAGCTTCGAAGGCAATATTTCCACCCTTTCCGTAGGCGGAGCCGGGTCGGGCCAGCGCAATACCTGGCGCGGGAATTTCTGGGATGAATACGAGGGATTCGACCGCAATAACGACGGCATCGGTGATACTTCCTATGAGTTGTATGACTATGCGGACCGCTTATGGATGGAAATCCCGCAGGCACGTTTTTTCAAGATATCGCCTGCGCTTGAGGTACTTGATTTCCTTGAACGTCTGGCGCCGTTTTCAAGCCCGACCCTGTTGCTTAAAGATGAAAAACCACTGTTTAACAGTCCCTGGAAGCGGGGTAAAAAATGA